A single region of the Candidatus Zixiibacteriota bacterium genome encodes:
- a CDS encoding SRPBCC family protein yields MKATSNELVITRIFEAPRELVWKAWTEPKQFMRWWGPQGFTNTFHEFDLRPGGYWRFIMHGPDGSSYENESVFVEVSRPERIVFRHISAPHFLMTITLDNQAGKTKITWHMLFESVTERNNIAKYALDANEQNLDRLEAHLAAMTVQHE; encoded by the coding sequence ATGAAAGCGACCTCCAACGAACTCGTCATTACCCGTATCTTCGAAGCGCCGCGCGAACTGGTATGGAAAGCCTGGACCGAACCCAAGCAGTTCATGCGCTGGTGGGGACCACAGGGGTTCACTAACACGTTTCACGAGTTTGACCTGCGTCCCGGTGGCTATTGGCGGTTTATCATGCACGGTCCCGACGGTTCCAGCTACGAAAACGAGTCTGTCTTTGTCGAAGTCTCGAGGCCGGAGCGCATAGTCTTCAGACATATATCGGCGCCGCATTTTTTGATGACGATTACGTTGGATAACCAGGCAGGCAAGACGAAAATCACCTGGCATATGTTGTTCGAGTCTGTCACCGAACGGAACAATATCGCCAAGTATGCCCTTGACGCGAACGAGCAGAATCTGGACCGACTCGAAGCGCATCTGGCCGCGATGACGGTGCAACATGAATGA
- a CDS encoding SRPBCC family protein, whose amino-acid sequence MNAERTKNVAADTSDREITATRILDAPRDLVFQMWTDSKHLAKWWGPNGFTTTTHEMDVRPGGVWRFIMHGPDGIDYPNKIIYLEVARPERLVYKHSGDEGTEPVNFHVTVTFASVGQKTRLTVRSLFATAAERDEVIRRYGADKGLEQTLDRLAEHLVKM is encoded by the coding sequence TTGAACGCTGAACGGACTAAGAATGTCGCCGCCGACACATCGGACCGCGAGATCACCGCTACGCGCATCCTTGATGCACCGCGTGACCTCGTTTTTCAGATGTGGACCGATTCAAAGCACCTGGCGAAATGGTGGGGACCGAACGGTTTCACGACCACGACGCACGAGATGGATGTAAGGCCGGGCGGGGTCTGGCGGTTCATCATGCACGGGCCCGATGGCATCGACTATCCAAACAAGATCATCTATCTTGAGGTCGCCAGACCTGAACGCCTTGTGTATAAGCATTCCGGAGACGAAGGAACTGAGCCCGTGAACTTTCATGTGACTGTTACTTTCGCAAGTGTAGGACAAAAAACAAGGCTGACTGTCAGGTCACTCTTTGCAACCGCCGCCGAGCGGGATGAGGTCATCAGAAGATACGGCGCCGATAAGGGTCTGGAACAGACACTCGATCGGCTGGCCGAGCATCTCGTCAAGATGTGA
- a CDS encoding DoxX family protein: protein MEWLETYTDHAYAVLRIMAGFMFSFHGAQKILGVLSDYRPEMWSQGWFGGIIELVGGLLIMVGFQTRLAAFICSGTMAVAYFQFHWKLQFGSAFFPIVNKGEMAVLYCFTFLLIACRGAVKWGIDRTR from the coding sequence ATGGAATGGCTTGAAACGTACACCGACCACGCCTACGCCGTATTGCGCATCATGGCGGGATTCATGTTTTCGTTCCATGGCGCCCAGAAGATTCTCGGTGTGCTTAGTGACTACCGACCGGAAATGTGGTCACAGGGCTGGTTCGGCGGGATCATTGAACTGGTAGGGGGGCTCCTTATCATGGTTGGCTTTCAGACCCGGCTGGCGGCGTTTATTTGCAGCGGCACGATGGCCGTGGCGTATTTCCAATTCCATTGGAAACTCCAGTTCGGATCTGCATTCTTTCCAATTGTGAACAAGGGGGAGATGGCGGTGCTCTACTGCTTCACTTTCCTCCTCATTGCATGTCGCGGCGCGGTGAAGTGGGGGATAGACCGAACGCGCTGA
- the ssb gene encoding single-stranded DNA-binding protein, whose amino-acid sequence MDLCKVTLLGVVGADPRTSEGDGGPTAVLRLAINRAERDRKTGALLKTTDWHAVVTVGKLAEVVGKYVRKGARLYVEGTLRATKEKGVDVLAHNLIMLGSARKAK is encoded by the coding sequence ATGGACCTGTGCAAAGTGACGCTGCTGGGCGTCGTCGGGGCTGATCCCCGCACCAGCGAGGGCGACGGCGGGCCGACCGCCGTGCTGCGGTTGGCCATCAACCGCGCGGAGCGCGACCGGAAGACCGGCGCGCTCCTCAAGACCACCGACTGGCACGCGGTGGTCACCGTCGGCAAGCTCGCCGAGGTCGTCGGGAAGTACGTCCGCAAGGGCGCCCGGCTCTACGTCGAGGGCACGCTGCGCGCGACGAAGGAGAAGGGCGTCGACGTGCTCGCCCACAACCTCATCATGCTGGGCAGCGCCCGGAAGGCGAAGTAA
- a CDS encoding DUF87 domain-containing protein: protein MNAAPLTILGQTNYRNVRRRFGLKPADRRRPVYIVGKTGMGKSTLLLNCIVQDLVGGNGVAVFDPHGDLVEQALDHIPARRVNETVYVNPADLDYPIAFNVLHSADPRQRSLQASGLVQVFKKIWADTWGPRLEYVLRNAILALLEAPGSTLLGLPRLLTDGVYRARIVAAVHDPVVRRFWQVEFEQYPKVFRTETISPIQNKVGQFLTTPLTRNILGQTQTRIDFDAILNDGQILLLNLAKGKIGEDTSALLGSLFLTQLYLAALRRAHAPEATRRDFYAYIDELQSFTTEDFPTMLSEARKYRLNFAGVANQFIAQLPLRFASAILGNAGTLVAFATGAEDAAILSREFAPTFGAVDLQSLPQFATYVRLSIDGRTSEPFSAETLPPRPAPTPAHRAAIIAQSRMRYCRPKHSIEEKIQQWLAPT from the coding sequence ATGAACGCTGCGCCCTTGACCATCCTCGGCCAGACAAACTACCGCAATGTGCGACGCCGGTTCGGGCTGAAGCCCGCCGACCGGCGGCGGCCCGTGTACATTGTGGGCAAGACGGGCATGGGGAAATCGACGCTGCTCCTCAACTGCATTGTGCAGGACCTCGTAGGGGGGAATGGGGTAGCGGTTTTCGACCCCCACGGCGACCTCGTCGAGCAGGCACTCGACCACATCCCCGCGCGCCGGGTGAACGAGACGGTCTACGTGAATCCCGCCGACCTCGACTACCCGATTGCCTTCAACGTCTTGCACAGCGCGGACCCGCGCCAGCGGTCGCTCCAGGCATCCGGCCTCGTGCAGGTGTTCAAGAAGATTTGGGCGGACACGTGGGGGCCGCGCTTAGAGTACGTCCTGCGCAATGCAATCTTGGCACTGCTGGAAGCGCCCGGCAGCACACTCCTCGGACTCCCGCGCTTGCTCACCGACGGCGTGTACCGCGCGCGGATTGTGGCTGCCGTGCACGACCCGGTGGTGCGGCGCTTCTGGCAGGTGGAGTTTGAGCAGTACCCGAAGGTGTTCCGCACCGAGACAATCTCGCCAATTCAGAACAAGGTCGGCCAGTTCCTCACAACGCCGCTCACGCGGAACATCCTCGGGCAGACGCAGACGCGGATCGACTTCGACGCCATTCTGAACGACGGGCAAATTCTCCTGCTGAATTTGGCAAAGGGGAAGATTGGCGAAGATACCTCAGCGCTCTTGGGCTCGCTCTTCCTCACGCAACTCTACCTCGCGGCGCTGCGTCGGGCGCACGCGCCGGAAGCGACCCGCCGCGACTTCTACGCGTACATCGACGAGCTGCAGTCGTTCACGACCGAGGATTTCCCGACGATGCTCTCGGAAGCGCGGAAGTACCGGCTGAACTTCGCGGGTGTCGCGAACCAGTTCATCGCGCAGCTGCCGCTGCGCTTCGCGTCAGCGATCCTCGGCAACGCCGGCACATTGGTGGCCTTCGCCACCGGCGCAGAGGATGCCGCCATCCTCAGCCGAGAATTCGCGCCGACCTTCGGCGCGGTGGACCTGCAGAGCCTGCCGCAGTTCGCGACGTACGTGCGGCTGTCCATCGACGGCCGGACGTCGGAGCCGTTCAGCGCGGAGACGCTACCCCCGCGTCCCGCGCCGACGCCCGCGCACCGGGCAGCGATCATCGCGCAGTCGCGCATGCGCTACTGCCGACCGAAGCACAGCATTGAGGAGAAAATCCAGCAGTGGCTGGCTCCAACATAG
- a CDS encoding DUF932 domain-containing protein: MTNLYDAHSQWLTRPADERFPDLTALHAFTQRRREESSEDARHFAHVHLAVTPEGAVAVNGETPPAYLTHWAFSQLATAVGAPARYLRSLPPQTVCDCLTHGLARSPERCKLLFRVRPYPNGSGEQVQIAAFTGPTYGRIWDADVTASLIEAVEGTGWHVPPAHPIHGSASAGLYASDRDVFAFLVHDANPVEIGDAKLSRGFFLWNSETGAATFGLTTFLFNTVCGNHIVWGAEHVNDIRIVHRHRAPDRFTREALPMLNRFVESRTVTAAVTETVSRAMATKVGGACGEVLQWFAGKAFTKHEVIAGYQAGLNAGDDVATLWGMIQGLTAAARTLPFADARVDLERRAGALLN, from the coding sequence ATGACGAATCTGTACGACGCGCACTCGCAGTGGCTCACCCGGCCCGCGGACGAACGGTTCCCTGACCTCACCGCGCTCCACGCGTTCACCCAGCGGCGGCGCGAGGAGTCGAGCGAGGACGCGCGCCACTTTGCCCACGTCCACCTCGCGGTCACGCCGGAGGGCGCTGTTGCGGTCAACGGCGAGACCCCACCCGCGTACCTCACCCACTGGGCGTTCAGTCAACTCGCTACGGCGGTCGGCGCGCCCGCGCGCTACCTCCGTTCGCTGCCGCCGCAGACCGTGTGCGACTGCCTCACGCACGGTCTCGCGCGCTCCCCGGAGCGGTGCAAGCTGCTCTTCCGCGTTCGGCCGTACCCGAACGGTTCCGGCGAGCAGGTTCAGATCGCCGCGTTCACGGGCCCCACCTACGGGCGGATTTGGGACGCGGACGTCACGGCGTCGCTCATCGAGGCCGTCGAGGGCACCGGCTGGCACGTGCCGCCCGCGCACCCCATCCACGGGAGCGCGAGCGCCGGGCTCTACGCCTCAGACCGCGACGTGTTCGCGTTCCTCGTACACGACGCGAACCCCGTCGAGATCGGCGACGCCAAACTCAGTCGGGGATTCTTCCTCTGGAACTCCGAGACGGGCGCGGCGACGTTCGGCCTCACGACGTTTCTGTTCAACACCGTCTGCGGAAACCACATCGTCTGGGGCGCGGAGCACGTCAACGACATCCGCATCGTGCACCGGCACCGGGCTCCCGACCGCTTCACCCGCGAGGCACTGCCGATGCTCAACCGCTTCGTCGAGAGCCGCACGGTGACAGCAGCTGTCACCGAAACGGTTTCCCGGGCGATGGCGACGAAAGTCGGCGGCGCGTGCGGGGAGGTGCTGCAGTGGTTCGCCGGAAAGGCGTTCACCAAGCACGAGGTGATCGCCGGGTACCAGGCAGGCCTGAACGCCGGTGACGACGTTGCCACGCTGTGGGGGATGATCCAAGGCCTGACGGCGGCGGCCCGCACTCTTCCGTTCGCGGACGCACGGGTTGACCTGGAGCGGCGGGCCGGGGCGCTGTTGAACTAA